One region of Diabrotica undecimpunctata isolate CICGRU chromosome 6, icDiaUnde3, whole genome shotgun sequence genomic DNA includes:
- the LOC140444401 gene encoding uncharacterized protein: MAGSYRKTIDAVFGNKKYLRPEVDIERLLECLENSDIDVSDSENSDDGFDPNEESYQPQQSDSAQHTDDEQDTEMPPEDELDNVPLSERKKRRTEIHGEKWVFLSLSI, from the exons ATGGCGGGCAGTTATAGAAAAACAATTGATG ctgtgtttggtaataaaaaatatttaagacccgAAGTTGACATTGAAAGACTTCTTGAATGCCTGGAAAATTCAGATATAGACGTTTCAGATTCTGAAAACTCTGATGACGGCTTTGATCCAAATGAAGAATCGTATCAGCCTCAGCAATCAGATTCGGCCCAACATACAGATGATGAACAAGATACAGAAATGCCACCCGAAGATGAATTAGATAACGTGCCACTCAGTGAACGAAAAAAAAGGAGAACCGAAATACATGGAGAAAAATGGGTGTTTTTGTCCCTCAGCATATAG